A single window of Stigmatopora nigra isolate UIUO_SnigA chromosome 20, RoL_Snig_1.1, whole genome shotgun sequence DNA harbors:
- the trmt44 gene encoding putative tRNA (uracil-O(2)-)-methyltransferase, whose protein sequence is MGKFFEFKFPLECQSLPDGFWSAMDVWIQKPHVVNKRLCGVHEAESEEKHEAMLGLLTQNGDTEHQTCLSTHVRTFIPKVDIYGTRKQKELVAKDPDGQQVTFIPFEEVEAGSVSVKEDNVYSIKLRLDDSAQWALELHLRAPEAWHSDGVAYAKLPWLSGCLLPKLARWAAVPRGGGWPGVTLSLLPLEKYGVVYQQLKNKYKAMVKVWPEVTDPEKFVYEDVAIATYLLVLWSEERAKRHVQAPQSFVDLGCGNGLLVHILANEGHPGKGIDVRKRKIWDMYGPGTILQEQAIVPGESSLFPETDWLIGNHSDELTPWIPVMAARSSYSCRYFVLPCCFFDFFGKYRRRCSQKSQYEEYVGFVGEVSRVCGFRTREDCLRIPSTKRVCLLGRRRTYEACDEAQAEERRVQFIRSRQSPSVDDDTGKAWGSGFRPRERVEVVRNCMALSRDLVDGVVLRVAHALLAMPDERPSCPEGWKRGGSLRVGQVVALLGDNILQRLKKECGGLQTLLKNNHQVFQVEGGTVRIRDWRDEKPPGKRKAPTPPGALKTRTCWFHLHHPEGCPLVAEKCNYAHGEGELRESSRPPKKMMMMNEHL, encoded by the exons ATGGGCAAATTCTTTGAATTTAAATTCCCGTTGGAATGTCAAAGCCTTCCTGACGGTTTTTGGTCAGCAATGGACGTGTGGATTCAAAAACCTCACGTTGTCAACAAACGCTTGTGCGGCGTTCACGAGGCTGAAAGTGAGGAAAAACACGAAGCAATGTTGGGTTtgttgacccaaaatggcgacACCGAACACCAAACATGTCTGTCCACCCATGTCAGGACATTTATCCCCAAAGTCGACATTTACGGGACTCGGAAACAAAAAGAACTCGTTGCCAAAG ACCCAGACGGACAACAAGTGACGTTTATCCCATTTGAGGAGGTGGAAGCGGGTTCAGTGTCTGTGAAGGAGGACAACGTTTACAGCATCAAACTGCGCCTGGATGACTCGGCACAATG GGCGTTAGAGCTGCACCTGCGGGCGCCGGAGGCGTGGCACTCGGACGGCGTGGCGTACGCTAAGCTACCCTGGCTGTCCGGCTGCCTGCTGCCTAAGTTGGCGCGCTGGGCCGCCGTACCCCGCGGTGGCGGCTGGCCCGGCGTCACTTTGTCGCTACTACCCTTGGAAAAGTATGGCGTGGTGTACCAGCAACTCAAGAATAAGTACAAGGCCATGGTCAAG gTATGGCCCGAAGTGACGGATCCGGAGAAGTTTGTTTACGAAGATGTCGCCATCGCCACCTATCTCCTG GTGCTTTGGTCTGAGGAGCGAGCGAAGCGCCATGTCCAGGCGCCGCAGTCTTTTGTGGACCTGGGCTGCGGAAACGGACTCCTGGTGCATATTCTTGCCAATGAAGGG CACCCCGGTAAGGGCATCGACGTCCGCAAAAGAAAAATCTGGGATATGTACGGCCCCGGCACCATCCTGCAG GAGCAGGCTATCGTTCCAGGCGAGAGCTCCCTATTCCCAGAGACAGACTGGCTCATCGGGAACCACTCGGACGAGCTGACGCCGTGGATTCCCGTCATGGCGGCCAG GTCCTCGTACTCGTGCCGCTACTTCGTCCTACCCTGCTGCTTCTTCGACTTCTTCGGCAAGTACCGCCGTCGATGCAGCCAAAAGTCTCAGTACGAAGAATACGTGGGATTCGTGGGTGAAGTTAGCCGAGTGTGCGGCTTCCGCACGCGGGAGGACTGCCTCAGGATTCCGTCCACAAAACGG GTGTGTCTGCTGGGAAGGAGGCGGACCTACGAGGCGTGCGACGAGGCCCAGGCGGAGGAACGCCGCGTCCAATTCATCCGTAGCCGCCAGTCGCCGTCTGTAGACGACGACACCGGCAAAGCCTGGGGGTCTGGCTTCCGTCCCCGAGAGCGAGTGGAAGTGGTCCGAAACTGCATGGCGCTCTCTCGGGACCTGGTGGACGGCGTGGTACTGCGCGTGGCTCACGCGCTTCTGGCAATGCCCGACGAGAGGCCATCTTGCCCCGAGGGCTGGAAGCGAGGAG gcaGTTTGCGTGTGGGCCAAGTGGTGGCGCTTCTGGGCGACAACATCCTCCAGCGGCTTAAAAAGGAGTGTGGCGGTCTGCAGACGCTCTTGAAAAACAACCACCAAGTTTTTCAAG TGGAAGGAGGGACGGTGCGAATCCGAGACTGGCGTGACGAGAAACCCCCCGGCAAGAGGAAGGCGCCCACCCCGCCCGGCGCCCTAAAAACCCGGACGTGCTGGTTCCACCTGCACCATCCTGAGGGATGCCCTCTAGTGGCCGAAAAGTGCAACTATGCTCATGGAGAGGGCGAGCTTCGAGAGTCCAGTCGACCTCcgaagaagatgatgatgatgaacgAGCACCTTTGA
- the LOC144213652 gene encoding carboxypeptidase Z-like isoform X1, which produces MRILLQICCAVLVAASPPRCDSGIRGHCKPIVEEKPQCEEMQLSYCADAAYTDTLFPNPLGHASREEAENGVEYLLLSVLETLLGDQCHTEARLLGCSVLAPSCRAGLALKPCRRSCEAARQRCAPAFQAIRMAWPYFLDCDRFFAGEQEACYDPIGDLAAAPSDALDDFLEAPPPPPQIQMAYTSDAQADAILKKTARECAHICQTYSIGRSSEGKDLLVIEFSDSPGRHELLEPEVKLTGNVHGDEVVGRQILLFLAEYLCSEYRLGNERVRTLLNTTRIHILPSVNPDGYEAALFGRQDEDDDRAGYTQSNVGRNNAQNIDLNRNFPDLTSVVYARRRQKGYRTDHVAIPDHYWFGRVAPETYSVMKWIRSLPFVLSANFAGGDLAVSYPYERSKHPQDLNLFSPTPDDKVFKFLSRSYASMHETLNGGHARCASSSADAHRGTVNGAQRSSNTGGMQDFNYLHTNCLEVTVHLGCEKFPPEEELLGIWHENQESILSFLETVHRGIKGIVRDAEGNGIKGARVSVRGIRHDITAAENGEYWRLLSPGIHIVSAWAPGYSRAAKKVHLPPIMHSAGRVDFILEKAEPESEREAEEDAARAAYLRFDPDNQYERYLRLEAGRRAPERVEKPKWWDYFNRPGAPAPLWMLLTR; this is translated from the exons ATGCGCATTTTGCTGCAAATTTGCTGCGCCGTTCTGGTGGCAGCTTCGCCCCCGCGATGCGATTCGGGCATACGAG GTCACTGCAAGCCCATCGTAGAAGAAAAAC CGCAATGCGAGGAGATGCAACTGTCGTACTGCGCCGACGCGGCCTACACGGACACGCTATTCCCCAACCCGCTGGGCCACGCCAGTCGAGAGGAGGCGGAAAATGGCGTGGAGTACCTCCTCCTGAGCGTGCTGGAAACGCTGCTGGGCGACCAGTGCCACACCGAGGCCCGCCTCCTGGGTTGCTCCGTGTTGGCGCCGTCCTGCCGGGCCGGCCTGGCGCTCAAACCGTGTCGGCGGAGCTGCGAGGCGGCGCGCCAACGCTGCGCGCCCGCTTTCCAGGCCATCCGCATGGCTTGGCCTTACTTTCTGGACTGCGACCGATTCTTTGCCGGTGAACAGGAGGCCTGCTACGATCCTATCGGAGACCTGGCCG CAGCGCCATCCGACGCCCTGGACGACTTTCTGGaagcgccgccaccgccgccccaAATCCAAATGGCCTACACATCGGACGCCCAGGCCGACGCCATCCTCAAAAAGACGGCGCGGGAATGCGCCCACATCTGCCAGACGTACAGCATCGGCCGCAGCTCGGAAGGCAAAGATCTCCTGGTCATCGAGTTCTCCGACAGCCCCGGCCGACACGAGTTGC TGGAGCCAGAAGTGAAGCTGACGGGCAACGTTCACGGCGACGAAGTGGTGGGCCGCCAGATCCTGCTCTTCTTGGCGGAGTACCTGTGCTCGGAGTATCGCCTTGGCAACGAGCGCGTCCGCACGCTGCTCAACACCACCCGCATTCACATCCTGCCCTCCGTCAACCCGGACGGCTACGAGGCGGCGCTCTTCGGGCGGCAGGATGAGGACGACGACCGAGCG ggctACACCCAGAGCAACGTGGGCCGCAACAACGCCCAAAACATCGACCTGAACAGAAACTTCCCCGACCTGACCTCGGTGGTGTACGCCCGGCGTCGTCAAAAGGGCTACCGCACCGACCACGTGGCCATCCCGGACCACTACTGGTTCGGGCGGGTGGCGCCCGAGACCTACTCGGTGATGAAGTGGATCCGCTCCCTCCCATTCGTGCTCTCGGCTAACTTTGCCGGCGGCGACTTGGCCGTGTCCTACCCGTACGAGCGCTCCAAGCACCCGCAGGATCTGAACCTCTTCTCGCCGACGCCGGATGACAAG GTCTTCAAGTTCCTGTCCAGAAGCTACGCTAGCATGCACGAAACCCTGAACGGCGGCCACGCCCGCTGCGCCTCCAGTTCCGCCGACGCTCACCGGGGAACGGTCAACGGAGCGCAACGCTCCAGCAACACCGGAG GCATGCAAGACTTCAACTACCTCCACACCAACTGCTTGGAAGTGACAGTGCACCTGGGATGCGAGAAATTCCCACCCGAGGAGGAGCTGTTGGGCATCTGGCACGAAAACCAAGAGTCCATTTTGTCCTTCTTGGAAACG GTCCACCGGGGCATCAAAGGCATCGTCAGGGACGCGGAGGGAAACGGAATCAAAGGCGCCAGGGTGTCGGTGCGAGGAATCCGCCACGACATCACCGCGG CGGAAAATGGCGAGTACTGGCGCCTCCTCAGCCCGGGCATCCACATCGTGTCGGCGTGGGCTCCGGGTTACTCCCGAGCGGCCAAGAAAGTCCACCTGCCCCCCATCATGCACTCGGCCGGCCGGGTGGACTTCATTCTGGAGAAGGCGGAGCCGGAGTCCGAGCGGGAGGCGGAGGAAGACGCCGCCCGGGCCGCCTACCTGCGCTTCGACCCCGACAACCAGTACGAACGCTACCTCCGGCTGGAAGCTGGCCGCCGCGCCCCGGAAAGGGTGGAAAAACCCAAGTGGTGGGACTACTTTAACCGTCCGGGAGCGCCCGCCCCCCTTTGGATGCTCCTGACacgctag
- the LOC144213652 gene encoding carboxypeptidase Z-like isoform X2 gives MRILLQICCAVLVAASPPRCDSGIRGHCKPIVEEKPQCEEMQLSYCADAAYTDTLFPNPLGHASREEAENGVEYLLLSVLETLLGDQCHTEARLLGCSVLAPSCRAGLALKPCRRSCEAARQRCAPAFQAIRMAWPYFLDCDRFFAGEQEACYDPIGDLAAPSDALDDFLEAPPPPPQIQMAYTSDAQADAILKKTARECAHICQTYSIGRSSEGKDLLVIEFSDSPGRHELLEPEVKLTGNVHGDEVVGRQILLFLAEYLCSEYRLGNERVRTLLNTTRIHILPSVNPDGYEAALFGRQDEDDDRAGYTQSNVGRNNAQNIDLNRNFPDLTSVVYARRRQKGYRTDHVAIPDHYWFGRVAPETYSVMKWIRSLPFVLSANFAGGDLAVSYPYERSKHPQDLNLFSPTPDDKVFKFLSRSYASMHETLNGGHARCASSSADAHRGTVNGAQRSSNTGGMQDFNYLHTNCLEVTVHLGCEKFPPEEELLGIWHENQESILSFLETVHRGIKGIVRDAEGNGIKGARVSVRGIRHDITAAENGEYWRLLSPGIHIVSAWAPGYSRAAKKVHLPPIMHSAGRVDFILEKAEPESEREAEEDAARAAYLRFDPDNQYERYLRLEAGRRAPERVEKPKWWDYFNRPGAPAPLWMLLTR, from the exons ATGCGCATTTTGCTGCAAATTTGCTGCGCCGTTCTGGTGGCAGCTTCGCCCCCGCGATGCGATTCGGGCATACGAG GTCACTGCAAGCCCATCGTAGAAGAAAAAC CGCAATGCGAGGAGATGCAACTGTCGTACTGCGCCGACGCGGCCTACACGGACACGCTATTCCCCAACCCGCTGGGCCACGCCAGTCGAGAGGAGGCGGAAAATGGCGTGGAGTACCTCCTCCTGAGCGTGCTGGAAACGCTGCTGGGCGACCAGTGCCACACCGAGGCCCGCCTCCTGGGTTGCTCCGTGTTGGCGCCGTCCTGCCGGGCCGGCCTGGCGCTCAAACCGTGTCGGCGGAGCTGCGAGGCGGCGCGCCAACGCTGCGCGCCCGCTTTCCAGGCCATCCGCATGGCTTGGCCTTACTTTCTGGACTGCGACCGATTCTTTGCCGGTGAACAGGAGGCCTGCTACGATCCTATCGGAGACCTGGCCG CGCCATCCGACGCCCTGGACGACTTTCTGGaagcgccgccaccgccgccccaAATCCAAATGGCCTACACATCGGACGCCCAGGCCGACGCCATCCTCAAAAAGACGGCGCGGGAATGCGCCCACATCTGCCAGACGTACAGCATCGGCCGCAGCTCGGAAGGCAAAGATCTCCTGGTCATCGAGTTCTCCGACAGCCCCGGCCGACACGAGTTGC TGGAGCCAGAAGTGAAGCTGACGGGCAACGTTCACGGCGACGAAGTGGTGGGCCGCCAGATCCTGCTCTTCTTGGCGGAGTACCTGTGCTCGGAGTATCGCCTTGGCAACGAGCGCGTCCGCACGCTGCTCAACACCACCCGCATTCACATCCTGCCCTCCGTCAACCCGGACGGCTACGAGGCGGCGCTCTTCGGGCGGCAGGATGAGGACGACGACCGAGCG ggctACACCCAGAGCAACGTGGGCCGCAACAACGCCCAAAACATCGACCTGAACAGAAACTTCCCCGACCTGACCTCGGTGGTGTACGCCCGGCGTCGTCAAAAGGGCTACCGCACCGACCACGTGGCCATCCCGGACCACTACTGGTTCGGGCGGGTGGCGCCCGAGACCTACTCGGTGATGAAGTGGATCCGCTCCCTCCCATTCGTGCTCTCGGCTAACTTTGCCGGCGGCGACTTGGCCGTGTCCTACCCGTACGAGCGCTCCAAGCACCCGCAGGATCTGAACCTCTTCTCGCCGACGCCGGATGACAAG GTCTTCAAGTTCCTGTCCAGAAGCTACGCTAGCATGCACGAAACCCTGAACGGCGGCCACGCCCGCTGCGCCTCCAGTTCCGCCGACGCTCACCGGGGAACGGTCAACGGAGCGCAACGCTCCAGCAACACCGGAG GCATGCAAGACTTCAACTACCTCCACACCAACTGCTTGGAAGTGACAGTGCACCTGGGATGCGAGAAATTCCCACCCGAGGAGGAGCTGTTGGGCATCTGGCACGAAAACCAAGAGTCCATTTTGTCCTTCTTGGAAACG GTCCACCGGGGCATCAAAGGCATCGTCAGGGACGCGGAGGGAAACGGAATCAAAGGCGCCAGGGTGTCGGTGCGAGGAATCCGCCACGACATCACCGCGG CGGAAAATGGCGAGTACTGGCGCCTCCTCAGCCCGGGCATCCACATCGTGTCGGCGTGGGCTCCGGGTTACTCCCGAGCGGCCAAGAAAGTCCACCTGCCCCCCATCATGCACTCGGCCGGCCGGGTGGACTTCATTCTGGAGAAGGCGGAGCCGGAGTCCGAGCGGGAGGCGGAGGAAGACGCCGCCCGGGCCGCCTACCTGCGCTTCGACCCCGACAACCAGTACGAACGCTACCTCCGGCTGGAAGCTGGCCGCCGCGCCCCGGAAAGGGTGGAAAAACCCAAGTGGTGGGACTACTTTAACCGTCCGGGAGCGCCCGCCCCCCTTTGGATGCTCCTGACacgctag